The following proteins come from a genomic window of Polaribacter dokdonensis:
- a CDS encoding glycosyltransferase produces MAKETILIIGAVWVEPNSSAAGSRMMQLIELFLKKNYNVVFASASQKNENALNLSTLQIEEVSIELNNTSFDLFVKGLEPSIVMFDRFMTEEQFGWRVAENCPNALRILDTEDLHFLRKVRYQQIKKGEDFTNEALLKSDDTKREIASILRCDLSLIISTYEMDLLKSVFKVDEKLLYYLPFLFDKIDENKSKKWKTFEERRHFVFIGNFFHKPNVDAVITLKKEIWPTIRKAIPEAEMHIYGAYINQQIQQLQNKKEGFIIKGFAENSKEVIENAKIVLAPLRFGAGIKGKLTEAMICGTPSVTTTIGAEGMHKNLSWNGYINDDFNEFSKAAIELYSTKSLWVSSQKKGITIINQIYDKEKLETPFINKVQEIQQNLDEHRTQNFLGSLLQYQTLQTSKFMSKWIEAKNKPA; encoded by the coding sequence TTGGCTAAAGAAACAATTTTAATTATTGGTGCTGTTTGGGTAGAACCCAATTCTTCTGCAGCTGGCAGTAGAATGATGCAACTTATTGAATTGTTTTTAAAGAAAAATTATAACGTAGTTTTTGCATCTGCTTCTCAAAAAAATGAGAATGCTTTAAATTTATCTACTCTGCAAATAGAAGAGGTATCAATTGAATTGAACAATACTTCTTTTGATCTTTTTGTTAAAGGTTTAGAACCATCAATTGTCATGTTCGATCGTTTTATGACAGAAGAACAATTTGGTTGGAGAGTTGCTGAAAATTGCCCAAATGCTTTACGAATTTTAGATACAGAAGATTTACATTTCTTAAGAAAAGTTCGTTATCAACAAATAAAAAAAGGAGAAGATTTTACAAACGAAGCTTTATTAAAATCTGATGATACCAAAAGAGAAATTGCTTCTATTTTAAGATGTGATTTGTCTTTAATCATCTCAACTTATGAAATGGATTTACTAAAATCTGTTTTTAAAGTGGATGAAAAGTTACTTTATTATTTGCCATTTTTATTTGATAAGATTGATGAAAATAAATCAAAAAAATGGAAAACTTTTGAAGAAAGAAGGCATTTTGTATTTATAGGTAACTTTTTTCATAAGCCAAATGTAGACGCAGTTATCACTCTAAAAAAAGAGATTTGGCCAACAATTAGAAAAGCAATTCCTGAAGCTGAAATGCATATTTATGGTGCTTATATAAATCAGCAAATACAGCAATTACAAAATAAAAAAGAAGGTTTTATTATTAAAGGTTTTGCAGAAAACTCAAAAGAAGTTATTGAAAATGCAAAAATAGTTTTAGCTCCTTTACGTTTTGGAGCAGGAATAAAGGGTAAATTAACTGAAGCCATGATTTGTGGAACTCCAAGTGTTACAACTACAATAGGTGCAGAAGGTATGCACAAGAATTTATCTTGGAACGGTTATATAAATGATGATTTTAATGAATTCTCGAAAGCAGCAATTGAGTTGTATTCCACTAAAAGTTTATGGGTCTCATCTCAAAAGAAGGGTATTACAATCATCAATCAAATTTATGATAAAGAGAAATTAGAAACTCCTTTTATCAATAAAGTACAAGAAATTCAACAGAATTTAGATGAACATCGAACTCAAAATTTTTTAGGGAGTTTATTGCAATATCAAACATTACAAACTTCAAAATTTATGAGTAAATGGATTGAGGCAAAAAATAAACCTGCTTAA
- a CDS encoding carboxypeptidase-like regulatory domain-containing protein yields the protein MKNRFFLFCILFPCIITAQITIKGSVFESNLPLENVAVYLNNTMLGTTTNNAGEFTLTVTEGEYELIVSYLGFKKINYNLNTSNYQKPLRFNLVEEENVLNEITIKKTIYDETWKHNLASFKQEFIGLTNLAQECEILNPEVLHFEFDYQQNKFTAFARKPLKIKNKGLGYLITYELEDFTKINNYVSYLGYSRYENLKGGKRKKKRWKANREIAYKGSVVHFLKSLINDTFKEEGYIVNQFKRVLNTKRPSDEAIEKARAIIRFNRINNINIKRDLENPKNAIDSAYVTVRKSRLPKYEDYLYKSQLKKEDIISTKNNQYYLIFENNLSIVYSKEKEELRFLRRTLFSKRTQPLAQTSSFIPVKKNVIIDKRGILKEPLSAYYEGYWSYEKFANSLPLDYKPNSKL from the coding sequence ATGAAAAATCGGTTTTTCCTTTTTTGTATACTTTTCCCTTGTATTATTACTGCTCAAATAACTATAAAAGGTAGTGTCTTTGAATCTAATCTTCCTTTAGAAAATGTAGCTGTTTATCTAAACAATACAATGTTAGGAACTACCACAAATAATGCTGGTGAATTTACCTTAACTGTTACTGAAGGCGAATATGAACTTATAGTATCTTATTTAGGGTTTAAAAAAATCAACTATAATTTAAATACTTCAAACTATCAAAAACCTCTTCGTTTTAATTTGGTAGAAGAGGAGAATGTATTGAATGAGATTACCATTAAAAAAACGATTTATGATGAAACCTGGAAACACAATTTAGCTTCTTTTAAACAAGAGTTTATTGGACTTACAAATTTGGCTCAAGAATGTGAAATACTGAATCCTGAAGTGTTGCATTTCGAATTCGATTATCAACAAAATAAATTTACTGCTTTTGCTAGAAAACCATTAAAAATTAAAAATAAAGGATTAGGTTATTTAATTACATATGAGCTAGAAGATTTTACAAAAATTAATAATTATGTTTCCTATTTAGGATACTCTAGATATGAGAATTTAAAAGGAGGTAAACGTAAGAAAAAGCGTTGGAAAGCAAATAGAGAAATTGCCTATAAAGGTTCTGTTGTTCATTTTTTAAAATCTTTAATAAATGATACTTTTAAAGAGGAAGGTTATATTGTTAATCAATTTAAAAGAGTATTAAACACCAAAAGACCTTCTGATGAAGCCATAGAAAAAGCCAGAGCAATTATTCGTTTTAATAGGATTAATAATATAAATATTAAAAGAGATTTAGAGAACCCAAAAAATGCAATTGATTCTGCTTATGTTACAGTAAGAAAAAGTAGATTGCCAAAATATGAAGATTATTTATACAAGTCTCAGTTAAAAAAAGAGGACATTATTAGCACTAAGAACAATCAATATTATTTAATATTTGAGAATAACTTAAGCATAGTATATTCTAAAGAGAAAGAAGAACTGCGTTTTTTAAGAAGAACACTTTTTAGCAAACGAACCCAACCTTTAGCACAAACATCGAGTTTTATTCCTGTAAAAAAGAATGTTATTATAGATAAAAGGGGAATCTTAAAAGAACCTTTATCTGCTTATTATGAAGGATATTGGTCTTATGAAAAATTTGCAAACTCTTTACCTTTAGATTATAAACCAAATTCTAAATTATAA
- a CDS encoding type II secretion system protein GspG has product MAELFSEILEWYLDIKYWIKHKKRRKFEKENNLPKSIVWHPMTKPLLIAFPIFLLTFALISYFNLENRPIENTNSKIVKIQLLLSSEKKQFGFYPKELKEIIRNNPLHKNITKDYWGNDFIYKVSKDSLNYQLISFGKDQKPNTSDDIIKTN; this is encoded by the coding sequence TTGGCTGAACTATTCTCAGAAATACTTGAATGGTATTTAGATATAAAGTATTGGATTAAGCATAAAAAAAGAAGAAAGTTTGAGAAAGAAAACAATCTTCCTAAAAGTATCGTTTGGCATCCAATGACAAAGCCACTTTTAATAGCTTTCCCTATTTTTCTTCTAACTTTTGCATTAATTTCCTATTTCAATCTCGAAAATAGACCTATAGAAAACACCAATTCGAAAATTGTTAAAATTCAGTTATTACTTTCATCCGAAAAAAAACAATTTGGTTTTTATCCTAAAGAACTAAAAGAAATTATTAGAAACAATCCTTTGCATAAAAATATAACCAAAGATTATTGGGGAAATGATTTTATCTATAAAGTATCAAAAGATTCCTTAAATTACCAACTCATTTCTTTTGGTAAAGACCAAAAACCGAATACTTCTGACGATATTATTAAAACTAATTAA
- a CDS encoding heme-binding domain-containing protein — MKILKKIGLVLLLILIIAQFFGPEKNDGDLASVDAFIAETNPPEDVLQILKTTCFDCHSSKTTYPWYNNITPVNYWLEEHIEDGKKHLDFSKWSSYSLKRKEHKMDELYEEVEKGEMPLNSYTWTHSEANLTQDQINAIVTWGKKVQADYKQQMASK, encoded by the coding sequence ATGAAAATACTAAAAAAAATAGGTCTAGTTTTACTATTAATATTGATAATTGCGCAATTTTTTGGTCCAGAAAAGAATGATGGAGATTTGGCTTCTGTAGATGCTTTTATTGCAGAAACAAATCCGCCAGAAGATGTTTTACAAATTTTAAAAACTACTTGCTTTGATTGTCACTCTTCAAAAACTACCTATCCTTGGTATAATAACATAACACCAGTTAATTACTGGTTAGAAGAACATATAGAAGATGGTAAAAAACATTTAGATTTTTCGAAATGGAGTTCTTATTCCCTAAAAAGAAAAGAACATAAAATGGATGAGTTGTATGAAGAAGTGGAAAAAGGAGAAATGCCTTTAAATTCTTATACTTGGACGCATTCTGAAGCCAACTTAACCCAAGATCAAATAAATGCAATTGTAACTTGGGGTAAAAAAGTTCAGGCAGATTATAAGCAACAAATGGCTAGTAAATAA
- the pabB gene encoding aminodeoxychorismate synthase component I: MLRTTKSFTVDNVVEFKDNLLIWAQQFDTSVWLDSNKYQQQYSSFDCALAAEEFTSIKTDYSNAFDKLREYQNTTNDYIFGYISYDVKNDVEQLSSKNIDGLHFADLYFFQPQKLFFIKGNVIEFHYLKMVDDEIESDFKAIQKSENLKIEKFASDIKIKLRIHKEEYYSKIHKVLDHIKRGDIYEANFCQEFYAENVTINPLKVYKDLNAISEPPFAVFLKMDHQYLLSASPERYIRKEGSKIISQPIKGTAKRLRSTIDDQKIASDLSKDIKERSENVMIVDLVRNDLSKSAKKGSVKVEELCKVYSFKQVHQMISTVVSELKEDIHAVDVIKDTFPMGSMTGAPKVSAMKIIEDLEETKRGLYSGAVGYFTPEGNFDFNVVIRSILYNEENKYISYSVGSAITAKSIAEREYEECLLKAKAMRYVLLNSN; this comes from the coding sequence ATGCTAAGAACCACAAAGTCTTTTACTGTTGATAATGTTGTTGAATTTAAAGACAACCTTTTAATTTGGGCACAACAATTTGACACATCAGTTTGGTTAGATTCTAATAAATACCAACAGCAATATTCCAGTTTTGATTGTGCTTTAGCTGCAGAGGAATTCACGTCTATAAAAACAGATTATTCTAATGCTTTTGATAAACTTAGAGAATATCAAAACACTACAAATGACTATATTTTTGGTTACATTTCTTATGATGTTAAAAATGATGTAGAACAACTTTCTTCAAAAAATATTGATGGTTTACATTTTGCTGATTTGTATTTCTTTCAGCCACAAAAGTTGTTTTTCATCAAAGGAAATGTAATAGAATTTCATTATCTCAAAATGGTTGATGATGAAATTGAAAGTGATTTTAAAGCAATCCAAAAATCTGAAAACCTTAAAATTGAAAAATTTGCAAGTGATATTAAAATAAAACTCAGAATTCATAAAGAAGAATATTACAGCAAAATTCATAAAGTTTTAGACCATATTAAAAGAGGTGATATTTATGAGGCAAATTTTTGCCAAGAGTTTTATGCAGAAAATGTAACCATAAATCCTTTAAAAGTCTATAAAGATTTAAATGCCATATCAGAACCACCTTTTGCAGTATTTCTGAAAATGGACCATCAGTATTTACTATCTGCATCCCCTGAAAGATATATTAGAAAAGAGGGAAGTAAAATTATATCACAGCCTATAAAAGGTACAGCAAAACGTTTACGAAGTACAATTGATGATCAGAAAATTGCCTCAGATTTATCAAAAGATATTAAAGAACGTTCAGAAAATGTGATGATTGTAGATTTGGTGCGAAATGATTTATCTAAATCTGCTAAAAAAGGTTCTGTAAAAGTTGAAGAGCTTTGTAAGGTGTATAGCTTTAAACAAGTGCATCAAATGATATCTACTGTGGTTTCTGAACTAAAAGAAGATATTCATGCAGTAGATGTTATAAAAGATACTTTTCCCATGGGAAGTATGACAGGTGCTCCTAAAGTATCTGCCATGAAAATTATCGAAGATTTAGAAGAAACAAAACGTGGTTTGTATTCTGGAGCTGTTGGTTATTTTACACCAGAAGGTAATTTTGATTTTAATGTGGTTATAAGAAGCATACTTTATAATGAAGAAAATAAGTACATTTCTTATTCTGTGGGTAGTGCAATAACTGCAAAATCTATAGCAGAAAGGGAATATGAAGAGTGTTTACTAAAAGCAAAAGCAATGCGTTATGTATTGCTGAATTCTAATTGA
- a CDS encoding carboxypeptidase-like regulatory domain-containing protein → MKIKNCYFFLLLFCFYFSNSSAQKKNIIQITGKVYIDNEPIENAAVYLNSTMVGTTTDANGEFKLPVDEGEYQLIVSFLGYKNITYNLKTSTYKNPLIFSLELETKSLDEIIITSKNGKKSKLSRNKRNRYFTKFRETFIGTTKFSKKCKILNPEVLKFNYNKTTKELTVNATEPLKIRNESLGYLITYNLEYFRLSPTQIAYLGFSKYTEMKSKKEKEIKQWSQNRLRSYLGSKQHFFKSLINKDYRREKYKIALVQKIKNPERATNEEIKKANNYITQQKMKNVFVDFSKEIDYPSNKLDSAIIAVNSSKLPLFTYKIINKYIKQKEFFNKINNDYFLSFQHELRVKFMAEEEEKNYPRNGPKLKHQESYIRLLKNQVKVNANGTLEKPFNVFVTGYWSFEQFADDLPTDYIPNFDKN, encoded by the coding sequence ATGAAAATTAAAAATTGCTACTTCTTCTTACTATTATTTTGTTTTTACTTTTCAAATTCATCTGCCCAAAAGAAAAATATTATACAAATAACTGGTAAAGTTTATATAGACAATGAACCTATAGAAAATGCTGCAGTTTATTTAAATAGTACTATGGTTGGTACAACTACAGATGCTAATGGCGAATTTAAACTACCTGTAGATGAAGGAGAATATCAATTGATTGTTTCTTTTTTAGGATATAAAAACATTACCTATAATCTTAAAACAAGCACGTATAAAAATCCACTTATTTTTTCTTTAGAACTAGAAACAAAATCTTTAGACGAAATTATAATCACTAGTAAAAACGGAAAGAAATCGAAATTATCTAGGAATAAACGAAACCGATATTTTACTAAGTTTAGAGAAACATTTATAGGAACTACCAAATTTTCTAAAAAATGTAAAATTTTAAATCCAGAAGTGCTAAAATTTAACTACAATAAAACAACAAAAGAGTTAACCGTAAATGCTACAGAACCTTTAAAAATTAGAAACGAATCTTTAGGCTATTTAATTACTTATAATTTAGAATACTTTAGGCTATCTCCAACTCAAATTGCTTATTTGGGTTTTAGTAAATACACAGAGATGAAAAGTAAAAAAGAGAAAGAAATTAAACAATGGAGCCAAAATAGATTACGAAGTTATTTGGGCTCTAAACAACATTTTTTTAAATCTTTAATTAATAAAGATTACAGAAGAGAAAAATATAAAATAGCATTGGTTCAAAAAATTAAAAATCCAGAAAGAGCAACCAATGAGGAAATTAAAAAAGCGAACAACTACATCACTCAACAAAAGATGAAAAATGTTTTTGTTGATTTCTCTAAAGAAATAGACTATCCATCCAACAAGCTAGATTCTGCAATAATTGCTGTTAATAGCAGTAAATTACCCTTGTTTACTTATAAAATCATCAATAAATATATAAAACAAAAAGAGTTTTTCAATAAGATAAATAATGACTATTTCTTGAGTTTTCAGCATGAACTAAGAGTAAAGTTTATGGCAGAAGAAGAAGAAAAAAATTACCCTAGAAATGGGCCGAAATTAAAGCATCAAGAGAGTTATATAAGACTACTCAAAAATCAGGTAAAAGTAAATGCAAATGGTACTTTAGAAAAACCATTTAATGTATTTGTAACTGGATATTGGTCTTTTGAGCAGTTTGCAGATGATCTTCCTACAGATTACATTCCAAATTTTGATAAAAACTAA
- the tilS gene encoding tRNA lysidine(34) synthetase TilS: protein MLQKFKEHININFPFLQGKKLLIAISGGLDSVVLTHLFNQLNSATIALAHCNFKLREKESELDEEFVINLSQKTSNQIFTIIFDTKEIAKKRKTSTQITARELRYNWFKELVKKHDFDFVLTAHHADDNLETFLINLTRGSGLDGFTGIPAINGNIVRTLLPFSRAEILNYAKENNIDWREDASNASTKYVRNKIRHKVLPILKEINPSLLETFSQSIENLKEAQTIIADRIEDVSQKIISSESDNLQINIGLIKKLSNPKAYLFQLLKDYNFTEWNDVYHLLEAQAGKQLYSKTHRLLKDRTHLILSKLENNDVFEEILISENLSEIKHPIQLTFSEVSELNEQNKQTIYVDKDLLNYPLSLRKKQNGDYLYPLGMTGKKKLSKYFKDEKFSLLDKENTWLLCNANNAIIWVIGYRQDRRFSAIQSTKKNLKITTL from the coding sequence ATGCTTCAAAAATTCAAAGAACATATCAACATAAATTTTCCTTTTTTACAGGGTAAAAAACTATTGATTGCTATTTCTGGAGGATTGGATTCTGTGGTATTAACACACCTTTTTAATCAACTAAATAGTGCTACTATTGCATTAGCACATTGCAATTTTAAACTTAGAGAAAAAGAAAGTGAATTAGATGAAGAATTTGTCATTAATTTATCACAAAAAACGTCTAATCAGATTTTTACGATTATTTTTGATACAAAAGAAATTGCTAAAAAACGTAAAACTTCTACTCAAATTACAGCTAGAGAATTAAGATACAATTGGTTTAAAGAGTTAGTAAAAAAACACGATTTTGATTTTGTATTAACAGCACATCATGCAGATGATAATCTAGAAACCTTTTTAATAAACCTAACAAGAGGTTCTGGTTTAGATGGCTTTACAGGAATACCTGCTATTAATGGCAACATTGTTCGTACATTATTACCTTTTAGTAGAGCAGAAATTTTAAATTATGCTAAAGAAAATAATATTGATTGGAGAGAAGATGCTAGTAATGCATCTACAAAATACGTTCGTAATAAAATAAGGCATAAAGTTTTACCTATCCTTAAAGAAATTAACCCTAGTCTATTAGAAACATTTTCACAATCCATAGAAAATTTAAAAGAAGCGCAAACTATCATTGCTGATAGAATTGAAGATGTTTCTCAAAAAATAATTTCTAGTGAAAGTGATAATCTGCAAATAAATATTGGGCTGATTAAGAAATTATCGAATCCAAAAGCATATTTATTCCAACTATTAAAAGATTACAACTTTACAGAATGGAATGATGTTTATCATTTATTAGAAGCGCAAGCAGGTAAACAATTATATTCTAAAACACATCGTTTATTAAAAGATAGAACACATTTAATCTTATCTAAATTAGAAAATAATGATGTATTTGAAGAAATACTTATTTCTGAAAATTTATCTGAAATAAAACATCCAATTCAGTTAACTTTTAGCGAAGTTTCAGAGCTAAATGAACAGAATAAACAAACTATTTACGTTGATAAAGATTTGTTAAATTACCCTCTTTCTTTAAGAAAAAAACAAAATGGAGACTATCTTTATCCTCTAGGAATGACAGGAAAAAAGAAGCTTAGTAAATATTTTAAAGATGAAAAATTTTCACTTTTAGATAAAGAAAATACTTGGTTACTTTGCAATGCTAATAATGCTATTATTTGGGTGATTGGTTATAGGCAAGATCGTAGATTTTCTGCAATACAATCAACCAAAAAAAATTTAAAAATAACTACATTATAA
- the lpdA gene encoding dihydrolipoyl dehydrogenase, with the protein MKYDIIVIGSGPGGYISAIRASQLGKKVAIIEKYSTLGGTCLNVGCIPSKALLDSSHHFYDAVHHFEEHGISVEKPSFDFSKMIDRKAKVVETTTGGIKYLMDKNNIDVYEGLGSFEDATHVKISKNDGSSEVIEGTNIIIATGSKPSTLPFINIDKDRIITSTEALKLKEVPKHLLVIGGGVIGLELGSVYKRLGADVTVIEYAPKITPTMDADVSKELQKVLKKQGMKFNVSTGVTSVERNGDEIIVKANNKKGEEVTFTGDYCLVAVGRKAYTEGLGLDKAGVKVNERGQVDVNNHLQTNVSNIYAIGDVVKGAMLAHKAEEEGVVVAEYLAGEKPHIDYNLIPGIVYTWPEVAAVGKTEQELKDAKIEYKSGKFSMRALGRSRASGDLDGFVKVLADKKTDEVLGVHMVGARVADLIMETAVAMEYRASAEDLARICHGHPTYSEAVKEAAKAAWDGKPLNA; encoded by the coding sequence ATGAAATACGACATTATAGTTATTGGTTCAGGACCTGGAGGATACATTTCTGCAATTAGAGCATCTCAATTAGGTAAAAAGGTAGCTATCATAGAAAAATATAGCACATTAGGAGGAACTTGTTTAAACGTAGGTTGTATTCCTTCTAAAGCATTATTAGATTCTTCGCATCATTTTTATGATGCAGTTCATCATTTTGAAGAGCATGGAATTTCGGTTGAAAAACCAAGTTTCGATTTCTCAAAAATGATAGATCGCAAAGCCAAAGTTGTAGAGACAACTACTGGTGGAATTAAGTATTTAATGGATAAAAATAATATTGATGTTTACGAAGGTTTAGGATCTTTTGAAGATGCTACTCACGTAAAGATTTCTAAGAATGATGGCTCATCAGAAGTTATAGAAGGTACAAATATCATTATAGCAACTGGTTCAAAGCCATCTACATTGCCTTTTATCAATATAGATAAAGATAGAATTATTACCTCTACAGAAGCTTTAAAACTTAAAGAAGTACCAAAACATTTATTAGTAATTGGTGGTGGAGTTATTGGTTTAGAGTTAGGTTCTGTTTACAAAAGATTAGGTGCAGATGTAACTGTAATAGAATATGCACCAAAAATTACACCAACTATGGATGCTGATGTTTCTAAAGAACTACAAAAAGTTTTAAAGAAACAGGGTATGAAATTTAACGTAAGTACAGGTGTTACTTCTGTTGAAAGAAATGGAGATGAAATCATAGTAAAAGCAAATAACAAAAAAGGTGAAGAGGTAACCTTTACTGGAGATTATTGTTTAGTTGCTGTAGGTAGAAAAGCATACACAGAAGGTTTAGGCTTAGATAAAGCTGGGGTAAAGGTTAATGAAAGAGGACAAGTAGATGTAAACAATCATTTACAAACAAATGTATCTAACATTTATGCTATTGGTGATGTTGTAAAAGGTGCAATGTTAGCTCATAAAGCAGAAGAAGAAGGTGTTGTTGTTGCAGAATATTTAGCTGGCGAAAAACCACATATAGATTATAATTTAATTCCTGGTATTGTTTATACTTGGCCAGAAGTTGCTGCAGTTGGTAAAACTGAACAAGAATTAAAAGATGCAAAAATTGAATATAAATCTGGTAAATTCTCTATGAGAGCATTAGGTAGATCTAGAGCTAGTGGAGATTTAGATGGTTTTGTAAAAGTGTTAGCAGATAAAAAAACAGACGAAGTTTTAGGTGTACATATGGTTGGTGCAAGAGTTGCTGATTTAATTATGGAAACTGCTGTAGCTATGGAATACAGAGCTTCTGCAGAAGATTTAGCAAGAATTTGTCATGGTCATCCAACTTACTCAGAAGCAGTAAAAGAAGCAGCAAAAGCAGCTTGGGATGGTAAACCATTAAACGCATAA
- a CDS encoding alpha/beta hydrolase — MINTEFNFTIYDTNFYGQYWQGATTKAVVVLAHGMGEHSNRYTHVAQKLTDNGFAVVAFDHFGHGKTGGKRGHNPNFEAVLESITKVIEKAKSVFPKKPIFLYGHSMGGNTIVNYVLRKTHDLKGAIATSPFLKLAFDPPAVKLFVGKLLQNIVPSLTMGNELDVNAISRDEKEVKSYIQDPLVHSKISPNYSIKFIETGEWAIENAHKLTIPMLLVHGTEDSIIDYRGTEAFANNSKSAKLKLYEGGYHELHNDLCQEEMLQDVVDWLNSQL, encoded by the coding sequence ATGATCAACACAGAATTCAACTTTACTATTTACGATACTAATTTTTATGGTCAATATTGGCAAGGAGCAACAACAAAAGCAGTGGTTGTTTTAGCTCATGGAATGGGTGAACACTCTAACAGATATACACATGTTGCACAAAAATTAACAGATAATGGTTTTGCAGTTGTTGCTTTTGATCATTTTGGTCATGGAAAAACAGGTGGTAAAAGAGGTCATAACCCAAATTTTGAGGCAGTTTTAGAAAGTATAACAAAAGTAATTGAAAAGGCAAAAAGTGTTTTTCCTAAGAAACCAATTTTCTTGTATGGGCATTCCATGGGTGGTAATACCATCGTAAATTATGTGCTTAGAAAAACCCATGATTTAAAAGGAGCAATTGCAACTAGCCCATTTTTAAAATTAGCCTTTGATCCACCAGCTGTAAAACTATTTGTAGGTAAATTACTGCAGAATATTGTACCCTCTTTAACTATGGGAAATGAGCTTGATGTAAATGCTATTTCAAGAGATGAAAAAGAAGTAAAAAGCTATATTCAAGATCCTTTAGTACATTCTAAAATAAGCCCAAATTATTCTATAAAATTTATTGAAACTGGAGAGTGGGCTATAGAAAATGCGCATAAACTTACTATACCAATGTTGCTAGTTCATGGCACAGAAGACAGCATTATAGATTATAGAGGCACAGAAGCGTTTGCCAATAACAGCAAAAGTGCAAAGCTAAAATTATATGAAGGTGGTTATCATGAATTACATAATGATTTGTGCCAAGAAGAAATGCTACAAGATGTTGTAGACTGGTTAAATTCTCAACTTTAA